A genomic segment from Pangasianodon hypophthalmus isolate fPanHyp1 chromosome 25, fPanHyp1.pri, whole genome shotgun sequence encodes:
- the man2b1 gene encoding lysosomal alpha-mannosidase: MAARRLLPLAVFLLLCPAAGVWCFPSLREPVCGYKSCPVTKPSMLNVHLVPHTHDDVGWLKTVDQYYYGGRDDIQHAGVQYILDSVVSELQKDPARRFIYVETAFFYRWWKQQDQETRNIVTQLVQQGRLEFINGGWCMSDEASTHYSAVIDQMTLGLRFLNDTFGECGRPRVAWHIDPFGHAREHASMFAQMGYDGFFFGRLDYQDKDRRMKMKEMEMVWRASESLEPPTADLFTGVLPNGYNPPAGFCWDQSCSDTPVQDDPALEDYNVDQLVDTFIKISQAQAEKYKTNHIIMTMGSDFQYQNAIPWYKNMDKLIHYVNAKQASGSQVHVLYSTPSCYLQELNLANITWPLKTDDFFPYADNDHDFWTGYFTSRPALKRYERLSNSFLQTCNQLEVLGGTKSTHGPFGEGNSDTLKHAMAVAQHHDAVSGTEKQHVANDYAKRLANGSAHCQVLVSNSLAFLSGSNVPRVFCENLNISVCPLTESSKQFLLNVYNPLARPVSWSVHLPVNGTVYNVTDSGGAPVDNQVIPVSKATQDLRRDRGFAQFELVFQVQAPPVGFNTYTITLLQDSPAPAPPKPGAPPSIQNKYLKVTFDTKTGLLSGLTNLETQQTIKLTQNFYWYNASVGNSESSQTSGAYIFRPNSSTPIITTTKPEVTTLQNSVVQEVRQQFSPWVSQVVRLYTESKHLELEWTVGPIPVDDGIGKEVITRLDSSIETEGYFYTDSNGREILQRRKDYRPTWDLKQTEPIAGNYYPINTRAFVKDEQNQMTVVTDRSQGISSIYNGSLEIMVHRRLLRDDNRGVGEPLSEPGDYYDGLSVRGRLLLALTPPSTAADTHRPLGQEMVFQPTLSFQQGATHNTTTQFSGLSSALPPAVHVLTLSQWDQDSVLLRLEHQYERSESQAHSQPVTVSLQKMFSTLEVVGVSEMSLGANQWKEDMKRMQWKPNSGETAVPLRERVGDPSPWEITLSPMQIRTFLLRVRRK; encoded by the exons ATGGCGGCGCGCAGGCTGCTTCCTCTGGCCGTGTTTCTGCTCCTGTGTCCGGCGGCGGGTGTGTGGTGTTTCCCCAGCCTGAGAGAACCGGTGTGCGGGTACAAG tcaTGTCCAGTGACGAAGCCGTCCATGCTGAATGTACACTTGGTTCCTCACACACATGATGATGTGGGCTGGCTAAAGACTGTGGATCAGTACTACTATGGag gccgtGATGATATCCAGCACGCCGGCGTTCAGTACATCCTGGACTCGGTGGTGTCGGAGCTGCAGAAGGATCCAGCGCGCAGGTTCATCTACGTGGAGACGGCGTTCTTCTACCGCTGGTGGAAACAACAGGATCAGGAGACACGGAACATCGTCACACAGCTGGTGCAGCAGG gtcgGTTGGAGTTTATTAATGGAGGTTGGTGTATGAGTGATGAAGCCAGCACACACTACAGTGCAGTAATTGATCAGATGACTCTCGGTCTGCGCTTTCTAAATGACACGTTTGGAGAATGCGGTCGCCCTCGAGTGGCCTGGCACATCGACCCGTTCGGCCACGCCCGAGAACACGCCTCCATGTTCGCCCAG atggGCTATGATGGCTTCTTCTTCGGCCGTCTGGATTATCAGGATAAAGATCgcaggatgaagatgaaggagaTGGAGATGGTGTGGAGAGCAAGTGAGAGCCTAGAACCCCCGACTGCTGACCTCTtcactg gtgttctCCCAAATGGTTATAACCCTCCTGCAGGGTTCTGTTGGGATCAGTCCTGCTCTGACACGCCAGTGCAGGACGACCCGGCCCTCGAGGACTACAACGTGGACCAACTGGTGGACACTTTCATCAAAATCTCACAAGCACAG GCTGAGAAGTACAAGAcgaatcacatcatcatgaCGATGGGTTCTGATTTCCAGTACCAGAACGCGATCCCGTGGTATAAGAACATGGACAAGTTGATCCACTACGTTAACGCCAAGCAGGCGAGTGGAAGCCAAGTCCATGTCCTTTACTCCACCCCTTCATGTTACCTACAGGAACTCAACCTAGCTAACATCACCTG GCCGTTAAAGACGGACGATTTTTTCCCGTATGCTGACAATGATCATGATTTCTGGACGGGTTACTTCACCAGCCGCCCGGCGCTCAAACGCTACGAGAGACTCAGTAACAGCTTCCTGCAG ACGTGTAATCAGTTGGAGGTGCTCGGCGGCACAAAGTCCACACACGGCCCGTTTGGAGAGGGAAACAGCGACACACTGA AGCATGCGATGGCTGTAGCGCAGCACCACGATGCGGTTTCTGGCACTGAAAAGCAGCACGTTGCCAACGACTACGCCAAGAGGCTCGCCAATGGCTCGGCACACTGCCag gtGTTGGTCAGTAACTCTCTGGCGTTTCTCAGCGGCTCTAACGTGCCACGTGTCTTCTGCGAGAACCTCAACATTAGTGTGTGTCCTCTCACAGAAAGCAGCAAACAG TTCTTGCTGAATGTGTATAACCCTCTCGCTCGTCCTGTGAGCTGGTCGGTTCACCTGCCTGTTAACGGAACGGTATACAACGTCACGGACTCGGGCGGCGCGCCGGTGGACaatcag gtgaTACCCGTGTCCAAGGCGACTCAGGATTTGAGGCGAGATCGCGGTTTTGCTCAATTTGAGTTGGTCTTCCAAGTTCAGGCTCCTCCAGTGGGCTTCAACACCTACACCATCACACTGCTGCAGGACAGCCCCGCCCCGGCCCCGCCCAAACCTGGAGCCCCGCCCTCCATCCAGAATAAG TACCTGAAGGTGACCTTTGACACGAAAACAGGACTGCTGAGTGGACTGACCAACCTGGAAACACAGCAGACCATCAAACTCACGCAGAACTTCTACtg GTACAATGCAAGTGTTGGCAACTCGGAGAGTTCTCAGACATCAGGAGCTTACATTTTCAGGCCAAACTCATCCACACCCATTATCACAACCACAAAGCCTGAAGTCACcacactgcag aacTCTGTGGTACAGGAGGTGAGACAGCAGTTCAGTCCGTGGGTGTCTCAGGTCGTGCGTCTCTACACTGAGAGCAAACACCTTGAGCTCGAGTGGACTGTAGGACCCATACCAGTCga tgATGGTATTGGGAAGGAGGTGATCACTCGGCTGGACTCGAGCATTGAGACAGAGGGATATTTCTACACCGACTCTAACGGCAGAGAGATCCTACAGAGACG GAAAGACTATCGCCCCACGTGGGACCTGAAACAGACAGAGCCGATTGCAGGCAATTATTATCCAATCAACACCCGCGCTTTCGTAAAG gatgaacAGAACCAGATGACGGTGGTGACTGATCGCTCTCAGGGCATCAGCAGCATTTACAACGGTTCCCTGGAGATAATG gtgcaCAGGCGTTTGCTGCGTGATGATAATCGGGGCGTGGGCGAGCCTCTCTCTGAGCCGGGAGACTACTATGACGGTCTGTCTGTGCGTGGACGCTTGCTCTTGGCTCTGACTCCGCCCAGCACCGCGGCCGACACCCACCGCCCACTCGGCCAGGAGATGGTGTTCCAGCCCACACTGTCCTTCCAGCAGGGGGCgacacacaacaccacaacacAG ttctCAGGGTTGAGCTCAgcactgccccctgctgttcaTGTGCTCACTCTGTCTCAGTGGGATCAGGACTCTGTGCTGCTGAGGCTGGAGCATCAGTACGAGCGCTCAGAGAGCCAGGCCCACTCTCAGCCAGTCACTGTCAGTCTGCAG